A genomic segment from Clostridium pasteurianum BC1 encodes:
- a CDS encoding LysR family transcriptional regulator, translating to MNMDLELYRIFYTVACCKNISQAADILYISQPAVSKSIKKLESAAGITLFSRNSRGVKLTEEGNIFFEYIDKAMQEIHTGEKILSKLKKREQGIIKLGVSTTLCQYFLIPKLKQFISRYPDIQIKIINKTTFDTLKLVDEGEIDFGIISYPFDCSDYNFIELDTIQDIFVAGKGYIKEGEIISLNEAFQKYNLMLLEPGNITRKYIDKYFCDNNIIIKPEIEISSMDFLIEFAKIGLGITVVIKNFIEKELETGELIEIPIKPAIPERTIGIVSHKKLPLSIAAQTFVDFCLK from the coding sequence ATGAATATGGATTTAGAACTTTATAGAATTTTTTATACCGTAGCCTGCTGTAAAAATATTTCTCAAGCTGCTGATATATTGTATATAAGCCAGCCGGCTGTGAGCAAATCTATAAAAAAACTGGAAAGTGCTGCTGGAATTACATTATTTTCAAGAAATTCCAGAGGTGTAAAACTCACAGAAGAGGGAAATATATTTTTTGAATATATAGATAAGGCTATGCAGGAAATACATACAGGAGAAAAAATATTATCTAAATTAAAAAAAAGAGAGCAAGGAATCATTAAATTAGGAGTGAGTACTACTCTTTGTCAATATTTTCTTATACCTAAACTTAAACAGTTTATAAGTAGGTATCCGGATATACAAATTAAAATTATTAATAAGACAACTTTTGATACTTTAAAACTTGTAGATGAAGGAGAAATTGATTTTGGAATTATAAGTTATCCTTTTGATTGTAGTGACTATAATTTTATAGAGCTGGATACTATACAGGATATTTTTGTGGCTGGAAAAGGATATATTAAAGAAGGAGAAATTATTAGTTTAAATGAGGCTTTTCAAAAGTATAATCTTATGTTGCTTGAACCTGGTAATATAACTCGTAAATATATTGATAAATATTTTTGTGATAATAATATAATTATAAAACCTGAGATAGAAATAAGTAGTATGGATTTTTTAATTGAATTTGCAAAAATAGGTTTGGGAATTACTGTGGTAATAAAAAATTTTATTGAGAAAGAACTTGAAACTGGAGAATTAATAGAAATTCCTATTAAACCAGCAATACCTGAGAGAACTATAGGTATTGTTTCTCATAAGAAATTACCTTTGTCTATTGCTGCACAGACTTTTGTAGATTTCTGTTTAAAATAG
- a CDS encoding DUF3298 and DUF4163 domain-containing protein — MIYFSYPSEDNYLLDSEYIYSEDYSRNEYENNDPQDGVQLQQQNLMPDKFSIDYPVIPNANNKENIAKINNGILEEVNGLFRSQVLLPEVTDFNEILGTYVVTLNEKGILSALFSLYTYVNRAAHGFTAYSSITVNVETGEIYSFSDLFNPKLYYVGFLNELAEQYIKENNIELINQYNGITPDQQYYLTPNSLVLYYQVYEYTPYYYGLFKIEIPYSKISNFITPLSPIARFLNEA; from the coding sequence ATGATATATTTTAGCTATCCATCTGAGGACAATTATTTACTTGACTCAGAGTACATTTATTCTGAAGATTATAGTCGTAATGAGTACGAAAATAATGATCCACAGGATGGGGTTCAATTACAACAGCAAAATCTTATGCCTGATAAGTTTAGCATAGATTACCCTGTTATCCCAAATGCTAATAACAAAGAAAATATAGCTAAGATTAATAATGGCATTTTGGAAGAAGTAAATGGACTCTTTAGGAGTCAAGTATTGCTTCCTGAGGTTACAGATTTTAATGAGATACTGGGAACTTATGTAGTAACACTAAATGAAAAGGGAATACTGAGTGCATTATTTAGTCTCTATACTTATGTAAATAGAGCCGCTCATGGATTTACAGCATATTCTTCTATAACCGTAAATGTAGAAACAGGTGAGATTTACAGCTTTAGTGATTTGTTTAATCCTAAATTATACTATGTGGGTTTTTTAAATGAATTGGCAGAACAATATATTAAAGAAAATAACATTGAACTCATTAACCAGTATAACGGAATTACTCCAGATCAGCAATATTATCTTACACCAAACAGTTTAGTGCTTTACTACCAGGTTTATGAATATACCCCCTATTATTACGGATTATTTAAGATAGAAATTCCATATAGTAAGATTTCTAATTTTATTACACCTTTAAGCCCTATAGCAAGATTTTTGAATGAGGCCTAA
- a CDS encoding protein-glutamine gamma-glutamyltransferase, which produces MIKISGDNFNINTIIDQYKNNSIERYVLEKLSSSNEVYNYGSVDELKFELTLRRNIVNAAIDLGKSNFDFAVFRKSKCNPDYWERTPQGGFLLKNGVNASSAINDIYKNSHKYATECATAMVIVYYKAVLDSFGGRLLDATFPNIYLMNWHYMDRNLGLDISDDIADFLPGDCRYFKNPQVNPLTPEWQGENVIVLGNGKYYGHGIGIKTADEIIKALNEERFMGSRQSAYLLNSATRPDFKHLAYIYLKSSSRSLGSERRREHRHH; this is translated from the coding sequence ATGATTAAGATTTCAGGTGATAATTTCAACATAAATACAATAATAGATCAATATAAAAATAACAGTATTGAAAGATATGTTCTAGAAAAGCTTTCTTCAAGTAATGAGGTTTATAATTATGGTTCAGTAGATGAATTAAAATTTGAACTTACCTTAAGAAGAAATATTGTAAATGCAGCTATAGATCTAGGTAAAAGTAATTTTGATTTTGCCGTTTTCCGTAAATCAAAATGTAATCCAGATTACTGGGAAAGGACACCTCAAGGTGGCTTTTTATTGAAAAATGGAGTGAATGCCTCTAGTGCTATAAATGATATTTATAAGAATAGCCATAAGTACGCCACAGAATGTGCTACAGCCATGGTTATTGTGTATTATAAAGCTGTTCTTGATTCATTTGGGGGAAGACTTCTTGATGCTACATTTCCAAATATATATTTAATGAACTGGCATTATATGGATAGAAATCTTGGCCTGGATATTAGTGATGATATAGCAGATTTTTTGCCAGGAGATTGTAGATATTTTAAGAATCCACAGGTGAATCCTTTGACTCCAGAGTGGCAGGGGGAGAATGTAATTGTCCTTGGAAATGGTAAGTATTATGGACATGGAATAGGCATAAAGACTGCAGATGAAATAATTAAAGCTTTAAATGAGGAAAGGTTTATGGGATCAAGACAGTCAGCTTATTTGCTGAATTCTGCTACAAGACCGGACTTTAAACATTTGGCATATATTTATCTTAAGTCCTCTTCCAGGTCATTGGGATCAGAGAGAAGAAGAGAACATAGGCATCATTAG
- a CDS encoding D-isomer specific 2-hydroxyacid dehydrogenase family protein encodes MKILAYSHRPDETEYFKEFSKKYNVEVVLCEEAPTMENAELAKGFDCISIITTIIPAELVEKFYKIGVKFISTRTIGYDHINLKKAKELGVHIGNVTYSPNSVANYTVMMILMAIRKIKLIMEGSNVQDYSLKGVQGKELQNLTVGVIGTGRIGQTVIRHLSGFDCKVLAYDLYENEKIKQHTNYVTLQKLFENSDIITMHVPATEDNYHLINNKSISNMKNSVFIINTARGSLINTGDLIEAIEQKKIGGAALDVIEQESSIYYNDLKGEVLKNRELAILKSYPNVIVTPHTAFYTDQAVSDMVEHSILSCVLFMEGKENPWEVAQ; translated from the coding sequence ATGAAAATTTTAGCATATAGTCATAGACCGGATGAAACTGAATATTTTAAAGAATTCAGTAAAAAGTATAATGTTGAGGTTGTGCTATGTGAAGAAGCACCAACTATGGAAAATGCAGAGTTGGCCAAGGGATTTGACTGCATTAGTATTATAACAACTATAATCCCAGCTGAATTGGTAGAAAAATTTTATAAAATTGGTGTGAAATTTATATCCACCAGAACCATAGGGTATGATCATATAAATCTTAAAAAGGCAAAGGAATTAGGAGTTCATATAGGAAATGTAACCTATTCACCAAATAGCGTGGCAAATTATACCGTTATGATGATTCTCATGGCAATAAGAAAAATAAAACTTATAATGGAAGGCAGTAATGTACAAGATTATTCTTTAAAAGGTGTTCAAGGGAAAGAATTGCAAAACTTAACGGTAGGAGTTATTGGTACAGGAAGAATTGGACAGACGGTAATTAGACATTTAAGTGGGTTTGATTGTAAAGTATTAGCTTATGATCTGTATGAAAATGAAAAAATAAAGCAACATACTAACTATGTAACTTTACAAAAGCTTTTTGAAAATAGTGATATTATTACTATGCATGTACCTGCAACAGAAGATAATTATCATTTGATTAATAATAAATCTATATCAAATATGAAAAATAGTGTATTTATCATTAATACAGCTCGTGGATCTCTTATTAACACTGGTGATTTAATTGAAGCTATTGAACAGAAAAAAATCGGTGGTGCAGCTTTAGACGTTATTGAACAGGAATCAAGTATCTATTATAATGACTTAAAAGGTGAAGTGCTAAAAAACAGAGAATTGGCCATTTTAAAATCTTATCCTAATGTAATTGTAACACCACACACAGCTTTTTATACTGATCAAGCCGTAAGTGATATGGTGGAGCATTCCATTTTAAGCTGTGTTTTATTTATGGAAGGTAAAGAAAATCCATGGGAAGTTGCGCAATAA
- a CDS encoding radical SAM protein, whose translation MASIASIDNAFSLIRGRIPGQVIIQYTDSCNGKCPQCGMRVTEQFKRSKFSEEEVKKIIDAASKQGVQALSFTGGEPFLYDEEILNLIRYAGDCNIEYIRTGTNGFIFRDSDSLGFEDKIKRLAESLSRTKLRNFWISIDSAEPETHERMRGLTGVIKGIEKALPIFHEFGIYPAANLGINRNTGGIGKIPSKMSDKNEFYTDFRNAFKEFYGFVINLGFTMVNACYPMSVDNDSKTDLQATYGATSTDNIIAFSKEEKIQVFKALLDTIPEFRSKIRLFTPLVSLYSLIKQYEGHGEHCLPCRGGIDFFFVSAKDGNTYPCGYRGTDNMGKFYNLDVKSIKEKPFCKKCDWECFRDPSELIGYLINSINNPLKFIIKNEKDKKYRELWKKDINYYRACDFFDGRKAPQQEKLKKFEV comes from the coding sequence ATGGCGAGTATAGCTAGTATAGATAACGCATTTTCATTAATTAGAGGAAGAATTCCTGGACAGGTGATAATTCAATACACAGATAGCTGTAATGGAAAATGTCCACAATGTGGAATGAGAGTCACAGAGCAGTTCAAACGTTCAAAATTTTCAGAGGAAGAGGTAAAAAAAATAATTGATGCTGCTTCAAAACAGGGAGTTCAAGCTTTGTCCTTTACTGGAGGAGAGCCTTTTTTATATGATGAAGAAATATTAAATTTAATAAGGTATGCAGGTGATTGTAATATAGAATACATAAGAACTGGAACTAATGGATTTATATTTAGGGATTCCGACAGTTTAGGTTTTGAGGATAAAATTAAAAGATTGGCAGAAAGTCTCTCTAGGACCAAGCTTCGAAATTTTTGGATAAGCATAGATTCTGCAGAACCTGAAACCCATGAAAGAATGCGAGGGCTTACGGGAGTAATTAAAGGTATAGAAAAGGCACTGCCAATTTTTCATGAGTTTGGTATATATCCTGCTGCAAATCTTGGTATAAATCGTAACACTGGAGGAATTGGTAAGATTCCAAGCAAAATGAGTGATAAGAACGAATTTTATACTGATTTTAGAAATGCTTTTAAAGAGTTCTATGGTTTTGTAATAAATCTTGGATTTACAATGGTAAATGCATGTTATCCCATGAGTGTGGATAATGATTCAAAAACAGACTTACAGGCCACTTATGGGGCTACCTCTACAGATAATATTATAGCTTTTTCAAAGGAAGAAAAAATACAGGTATTCAAGGCATTACTTGATACCATTCCAGAATTTAGGTCCAAAATCAGATTATTTACTCCGCTGGTATCACTGTATTCACTTATAAAACAATATGAAGGACATGGTGAACATTGTTTACCATGTAGAGGTGGAATAGATTTCTTTTTTGTTAGTGCAAAAGATGGTAATACCTATCCTTGTGGGTATAGAGGTACGGATAATATGGGTAAATTCTATAATCTTGATGTGAAATCAATAAAGGAAAAACCATTTTGTAAAAAATGTGATTGGGAATGTTTTAGAGATCCATCTGAATTAATAGGATACTTAATAAATTCTATTAACAATCCTTTGAAATTTATAATTAAAAATGAAAAGGATAAAAAGTATAGAGAATTGTGGAAAAAAGATATAAATTATTATAGAGCTTGTGACTTTTTTGATGGAAGGAAGGCTCCGCAGCAAGAAAAACTAAAAAAATTTGAGGTGTAA
- a CDS encoding EcsC family protein — MNRYEDNAAKELMNWQKEMMKKSGIIEKFTKGTQNKINNIIPDKVHTVITEAIKNMIKAVLFGSEYTTSLPLKDGSLEDRENMVREKIDFYKKSAAVSGAGTGGAGFLLSLADFPILLSLKMKFLFQCASLYGFDVKDYRERLYMLYVFQLAFSSQKKRNETFKIVKDWSNYSETLPIDKEAFDWREFQQEYRDYMDIAKLLQMVPGIGAMVGAYANYKLMNQLGKTSMNGYRLRIFKFN; from the coding sequence ATGAATAGATATGAAGATAATGCTGCTAAAGAATTAATGAATTGGCAGAAAGAGATGATGAAAAAGTCTGGTATTATAGAAAAATTTACTAAGGGTACTCAAAATAAGATAAATAATATTATTCCTGATAAAGTCCATACTGTAATAACGGAAGCAATAAAGAATATGATAAAGGCAGTACTTTTTGGATCTGAATATACTACTTCTTTACCATTGAAAGATGGATCTCTTGAAGATAGAGAAAATATGGTGAGAGAGAAAATTGATTTTTATAAAAAGTCAGCAGCTGTTAGTGGAGCAGGTACTGGAGGTGCAGGTTTTCTGCTAAGTTTGGCAGATTTTCCTATACTTTTAAGCCTTAAGATGAAGTTTTTGTTTCAGTGTGCAAGTTTATATGGCTTTGATGTAAAAGATTATAGAGAGAGATTATATATGCTTTATGTGTTTCAACTTGCTTTTTCCAGTCAGAAAAAGAGGAATGAGACCTTTAAGATTGTTAAGGATTGGAGTAATTATTCAGAGACATTGCCCATAGATAAGGAAGCTTTTGACTGGAGAGAATTTCAGCAGGAATACAGAGACTATATGGATATTGCCAAGCTGCTTCAGATGGTTCCTGGGATAGGGGCTATGGTAGGAGCTTATGCAAATTATAAACTTATGAATCAGCTTGGAAAAACTTCAATGAATGGATATAGATTGAGAATTTTTAAATTTAATTGA
- the ablB gene encoding putative beta-lysine N-acetyltransferase, with amino-acid sequence MLLEIPKVENIQFPGGTAKIKFDEFNKKIKIVSFKGTVKNLVDRLMTQSSKNKVGKIFYVSPKEKIEEFKAEGFIMEAKVYNFLNGKPGYFLSKFIAAERKMSMVIPEEEEVLIKSREYADENYKYDTYNKYFIRNACKEDAKQLAELYDSVFETYPSPMNNPDYIKFVMDHDVFFKIAVYENKIVSAASADMDPTNLNVEMTDCATNRAHRGKGLVGRLIFELEKELQNKQYKVLYSMARSISTGMNIVFSKHDYEYSGRLVNHCHICGRFEDMNIWVKVL; translated from the coding sequence ATGCTTTTAGAAATACCTAAGGTTGAAAACATTCAGTTCCCTGGAGGAACTGCAAAGATTAAATTTGATGAGTTTAATAAAAAAATTAAAATTGTAAGTTTTAAGGGAACGGTTAAAAATTTAGTTGATAGATTGATGACTCAATCAAGCAAGAATAAAGTAGGAAAAATTTTCTATGTTTCGCCTAAAGAGAAAATTGAAGAGTTTAAAGCTGAAGGATTTATCATGGAAGCTAAGGTTTATAATTTTTTAAATGGGAAACCTGGTTATTTTTTATCTAAGTTCATTGCAGCTGAGCGAAAGATGAGTATGGTTATTCCAGAAGAGGAAGAGGTTTTGATCAAATCAAGAGAGTATGCAGATGAAAATTACAAATATGATACATATAACAAATATTTCATCAGAAATGCATGTAAAGAAGATGCAAAGCAATTAGCAGAACTCTATGATAGTGTTTTTGAAACTTACCCATCACCCATGAATAATCCAGACTATATTAAATTTGTAATGGATCATGATGTGTTTTTTAAAATAGCAGTTTATGAAAATAAAATTGTTAGTGCAGCCTCTGCTGATATGGATCCAACTAACCTAAATGTTGAAATGACTGACTGTGCAACTAATAGAGCGCATAGAGGTAAGGGTCTGGTGGGACGATTAATTTTTGAGCTTGAGAAAGAACTGCAGAATAAACAGTATAAAGTACTTTATAGTATGGCAAGATCAATTTCGACAGGTATGAATATTGTTTTTTCTAAACATGATTATGAGTATAGTGGAAGGTTGGTAAATCACTGTCATATTTGCGGGCGATTTGAAGATATGAATATTTGGGTTAAGGTATTATAG
- a CDS encoding leucine-rich repeat domain-containing protein: MNNIKKKIGLIVIVLIIISIYPIYKTAFGSKNSTSTANEKDAKVSAVNFDKTTYNLAIGNTYTLNDAISPNNATDKAVTWASSDTNIVKVEDGVITGMGVGTAKITATTVDGGKTATSNVTVSNREANDSIITFKDKNLEKNIRYSIHKSTGVLYKSDVKNITILAASGQDISDISGIENLVNLQTLNLGNNQINNISSLKGLTNLQTLYLEHNNISDISPLKSLTKLQILGLKSNQITDINALKSLTNLQTLALNFNKVSDIEALSGLTNLYSVDLQSNKISDISPLKKLTNLHYLYAESNEISNVSALKELTDLQNLSLQSNKISDISSISGLSKLNSLVLADNQISNISSLSNLNNLQFDLQLQSNKINDISPLKGLTRLQNITLSSNKISNLSALTELTDLQLLELKNNQISDINPLKKMSHLQYLFLQGNKISAEDQKALKKALLQLKNIYF, from the coding sequence TTGAATAATATAAAAAAGAAAATAGGCTTGATTGTTATTGTTTTAATTATTATTAGTATTTATCCTATTTATAAAACGGCTTTTGGCAGTAAGAATTCAACGTCAACGGCAAATGAAAAAGATGCTAAGGTTTCAGCAGTAAATTTTGATAAAACTACATATAATCTGGCTATAGGAAATACGTACACTTTAAATGATGCTATATCGCCTAATAATGCAACAGATAAAGCGGTTACCTGGGCATCATCGGATACAAATATAGTAAAGGTAGAAGATGGGGTGATTACTGGAATGGGCGTTGGAACTGCAAAGATTACGGCAACTACTGTAGATGGAGGAAAGACAGCTACTTCTAATGTAACTGTATCCAATCGTGAGGCTAACGACAGCATAATTACTTTTAAAGATAAAAATTTAGAAAAGAATATAAGGTATAGTATTCATAAATCAACAGGTGTCCTATATAAAAGTGATGTTAAAAATATTACGATATTAGCAGCAAGTGGACAGGATATAAGTGATATAAGTGGAATAGAAAATCTAGTTAATCTGCAAACACTTAATTTGGGAAATAATCAAATAAACAATATTAGTTCACTAAAAGGATTGACTAACTTACAAACACTCTATCTAGAGCACAATAATATAAGTGATATAAGTCCATTGAAATCACTAACTAAATTGCAGATTCTTGGTTTAAAAAGCAACCAAATAACTGATATAAATGCACTAAAATCATTAACTAATCTTCAGACTCTTGCTTTAAATTTTAATAAGGTTAGTGATATAGAGGCACTAAGTGGGCTAACTAATTTATACAGTGTTGACTTACAATCCAATAAAATCAGTGATATAAGTCCCCTAAAAAAATTAACTAATTTACATTATTTATACGCAGAATCTAATGAAATAAGTAATGTAAGTGCATTAAAAGAACTTACTGATTTGCAGAATCTTAGTCTTCAATCTAATAAGATAAGTGATATAAGTAGTATAAGTGGATTAAGTAAATTAAATAGTCTTGTTCTGGCAGATAATCAGATAAGTAATATAAGCTCACTAAGCAATTTAAATAATCTGCAATTTGATCTTCAACTGCAATCTAATAAAATAAATGATATTAGTCCATTAAAAGGGTTGACTAGATTGCAGAATATCACTTTAAGTTCCAATAAAATAAGTAATTTGAGTGCCTTAACAGAATTAACTGATTTACAACTTCTTGAATTAAAAAACAATCAAATAAGTGATATAAATCCATTGAAAAAAATGTCTCATTTACAATATCTTTTCTTACAAGGTAATAAAATTAGTGCTGAAGATCAAAAAGCATTAAAGAAAGCTTTACTTCAGCTTAAGAATATTTATTTTTAA
- a CDS encoding PhnE/PtxC family ABC transporter permease — translation MEMSNSSKINTNTDLEKHINRTKAGKIKIKSAGLSQKVIKVTLITLAILTIYGFLTFDYKDLNFGSAVVQTLQNIKVMFLQPKLTHFTLLQGFQDVVITLALAFLTTLFGGVFALFLGLFAARNLSNAYVSNFIRTFVAFIRAIPSVLWVLIFAVAAGLGSVAAVIGLTFHSIAYLIKAYSESYEEIDEGVIEALKASGANWWQIVFQAIFPSTVTYLIAWTFMRFEINFTNAVAMGAAAGAGGIGYELFMSGAFYYNIREVGVISYLIIAFAIVLEFLSNRLKNRQF, via the coding sequence ATGGAAATGTCAAATTCATCAAAAATCAATACTAACACTGACTTAGAAAAACATATTAATAGAACAAAAGCTGGGAAAATTAAAATTAAGTCTGCAGGACTTTCGCAGAAGGTAATAAAGGTAACTTTGATTACTTTAGCAATACTTACAATATATGGATTTTTAACTTTTGATTACAAAGATTTAAACTTTGGAAGTGCTGTAGTGCAAACTTTGCAGAATATAAAAGTTATGTTTTTGCAACCTAAACTTACTCATTTTACATTACTTCAAGGTTTTCAGGATGTAGTTATAACTCTGGCACTTGCATTTTTAACTACATTATTTGGTGGTGTTTTCGCACTTTTTTTGGGACTGTTTGCTGCAAGGAATTTGTCAAATGCCTATGTATCAAACTTTATAAGAACTTTTGTTGCCTTCATAAGGGCTATTCCTTCAGTCTTATGGGTATTAATATTTGCAGTAGCTGCAGGTCTTGGAAGCGTAGCTGCAGTTATAGGATTAACCTTTCATTCTATTGCCTATTTGATAAAGGCCTATTCTGAATCCTATGAGGAAATAGATGAAGGAGTTATAGAAGCGCTAAAGGCAAGTGGTGCAAATTGGTGGCAGATTGTTTTCCAAGCAATTTTCCCCTCAACAGTTACATACCTTATTGCATGGACATTTATGCGATTTGAAATCAATTTTACAAATGCTGTAGCTATGGGTGCAGCAGCTGGAGCTGGTGGTATAGGATATGAATTATTTATGTCCGGAGCTTTTTACTATAACATACGAGAAGTTGGAGTTATATCCTATTTAATTATAGCTTTCGCTATTGTTTTGGAATTCCTTTCAAATAGATTGAAAAACAGACAGTTTTAA
- a CDS encoding PhnE/PtxC family ABC transporter permease yields the protein MDIDIFRKRRGQFTAALIVIVIVTFIAMTITRYDPILGFTSIPNAIIWAASNFYLNEKSLSKLPTIIAKMKETVFLSIAATTTASILALLFSLLGSKTTKINNFIGTITRIIASAFRNIPDTVWAMVLLLSFGQNALTGYFALFFATFGILTRAFIETIDEVSSDSVDALESTGATYFQIVAQGIIPSSIPQIISWILFMIETNIRSSTLIGLLTGTGIGYTFSMYYKSMDYNSASLAVVFIILSVIIIELISNYVRRVIL from the coding sequence ATGGACATTGATATATTTAGAAAACGTAGAGGGCAGTTTACAGCAGCTTTGATAGTTATAGTTATTGTGACTTTTATTGCTATGACTATAACACGTTATGATCCAATATTGGGTTTTACATCTATTCCAAATGCAATCATTTGGGCGGCTTCTAATTTTTATCTCAATGAAAAATCATTATCTAAATTACCAACTATAATAGCAAAAATGAAAGAAACAGTCTTTCTATCTATAGCAGCTACAACTACTGCTAGTATACTTGCATTGTTGTTTAGTTTGCTTGGATCTAAGACTACAAAAATAAATAATTTTATAGGTACTATTACGAGAATAATAGCTTCTGCTTTTAGAAATATCCCAGATACTGTTTGGGCAATGGTGCTGTTGCTTTCCTTTGGACAAAATGCATTAACGGGATATTTTGCATTATTTTTTGCAACCTTTGGAATTTTGACAAGAGCATTTATTGAAACAATAGATGAAGTCAGCAGTGATTCTGTAGATGCTTTGGAGTCAACAGGGGCAACTTATTTCCAAATAGTAGCACAGGGAATTATCCCCTCTAGCATACCTCAAATAATAAGCTGGATATTATTTATGATTGAAACCAATATAAGAAGTTCAACTCTCATAGGATTACTTACTGGTACGGGAATTGGATATACTTTCAGCATGTACTATAAGAGTATGGATTATAATTCTGCAAGTCTTGCAGTGGTATTTATAATACTATCAGTAATAATAATTGAACTTATATCAAATTATGTTAGAAGGGTGATTTTATAA
- the phnC gene encoding phosphonate ABC transporter ATP-binding protein has product MNILEVNGLSKEYKGGTKALTDVSFSVKEGEFVSIIGPSGAGKSTLLRCINRMIDATEGKIKFDGVSVENLNRKELRRHRTKIGMIFQHYNLVNRLSVIENILHGRLGYKSTIAGVLGIYNEEEKKQAFQIISKLGLNEQAYKRCDELSGGQKQRVGVARALIQNPKALLCDEPISSLDPNSARIIMDHLKGINKEMGITCIFNLHQVDVAVKYSDKIIRVNDGRVIFDGKPEELTKDKIHEIYGSEVGELITD; this is encoded by the coding sequence ATGAATATTCTGGAAGTAAATGGTTTGTCCAAGGAATATAAGGGTGGAACCAAGGCACTAACAGATGTTAGCTTCTCTGTAAAAGAAGGAGAGTTTGTTTCCATTATAGGTCCGTCAGGAGCTGGGAAATCTACTCTCCTTCGATGTATCAATAGAATGATTGATGCAACAGAGGGCAAAATTAAATTTGATGGTGTTAGTGTAGAAAATTTAAATAGAAAAGAGTTAAGAAGGCATAGAACAAAAATAGGAATGATATTTCAGCATTATAATTTGGTAAATAGATTAAGTGTAATTGAAAATATTCTGCATGGGAGATTAGGATATAAATCCACCATAGCCGGAGTACTTGGAATATATAATGAAGAAGAGAAGAAACAGGCATTTCAAATAATAAGTAAATTAGGACTCAATGAACAGGCTTATAAAAGATGTGATGAGCTAAGCGGTGGCCAAAAACAGAGAGTAGGAGTTGCAAGAGCATTAATTCAAAATCCTAAAGCACTTCTTTGCGATGAGCCTATTTCTTCACTAGATCCTAATTCCGCTAGAATAATTATGGATCATTTAAAAGGAATAAATAAAGAGATGGGCATAACTTGTATATTTAATCTACATCAGGTTGATGTGGCTGTGAAATATTCTGACAAAATTATACGAGTAAATGATGGCAGAGTAATATTTGATGGTAAACCAGAGGAGCTTACAAAGGACAAGATACATGAGATATATGGTTCTGAAGTGGGCGAATTAATCACTGATTAA